In Mus musculus strain C57BL/6J chromosome 1, GRCm38.p6 C57BL/6J, a single genomic region encodes these proteins:
- the Marco gene encoding macrophage receptor MARCO — protein sequence MGSKELLKEEDFLGSTEDRADFDQAMFPVMETFEINDPVPKKRNGGTFCMAVMAIHLILLTAGTALLLIQVLNLQEQLQMLEMCCGNGSLAIEDKPFFSLQWAPKTHLVPRAQGLQALQAQLSWVHTSQEQLRQQFNNLTQNPELFQIKGERGSPGPKGAPGAPGIPGLPGPAAEKGEKGAAGRDGTPGVQGPQGPPGSKGEAGLQGLTGAPGKQGATGAPGPRGEKGSKGDIGLTGPKGEHGTKGDKGDLGLPGNKGDMGMKGDTGPMGSPGAQGGKGDAGKPGLPGLAGSPGVKGDQGKPGVQGVPGPQGAPGLSGAKGEPGRTGLPGPAGPPGIAGNPGIAGVKGSKGDTGIQGQKGTKGESGVPGLVGRKGDTGSPGLAGPKGEPGRVGQKGDPGMKGSSGQQGQKGEKGQKGESFQRVRIMGGTNRGRAEVYYNNEWGTICDDDWDNNDATVFCRMLGYSRGRALSSYGGGSGNIWLDNVNCRGTENSLWDCSKNSWGNHNCVHNEDAGVECS from the exons ATCCAGTGCCCAAGAAGAGAAATGGGGGGACCTTCTGCATGGCAGTCATGGCCATCCACCTGATCCTGCTCACGGCAGGTACTGCACTGCTGCTGATTCAAG TTCTCAATCTGCAGGAGCAGCTCCAGATGCTAGAGATGTGCTGTGGCAATGGATCACTAGCTATCGAGGACAAGCCCTTCTTCTCGCTGCAGTGGGCACCCAAAACACACCTGGTACCTAGAGCACAGGGGCTGCAAGCCTTGCAGGCCCAGCTCAGCTGGGTCCATACCAGCCAGGAGCAACTCCGTCAGCAGTTCAACAACCTCACTCAAAATCcag AGTTGTTCCAGATTAAAGGTGAACGAGGCTCTCCAG GTCCAAAAGGGGCCCCGGGTGCTCCTGGAATCCCCGGGCTGCCTGGGCCAGCTgctgagaagggagaaaagggggcTGCAGGTCGTGATGGAACCCCAG GTGTCCAAGGACCCCAGGGCCCACCAGGCAGCAAGGGAGAGGCAG GCCTCCAGGGACTTACGGGTGCACCAGGGAAGCAAGGAGCAACTG GTGCTCCAGGACCTCGAGGAGAGAAGGGCAGCAAAGGTGACATAGGTCTCACTGGCCCCAAGGGGGAACATGGCACCAAGGGAGACAAAGGGGACCTAGGCCTTCCAG GAAACAAAGGGGACATGGGCATGAAGGGAGACACGGGGCCCATGGGGTCCCCTGGAGCTCAGGGAGGTAAAGGTGATGCTGGAAAACCAGGCCTACCAG GTTTGGCTGGATCTCCAGGAGTCAAAGGTGACCAAG GAAAACCTGGAGTGCAGGGTGTTCCAGGCCCTCAAGGTGCACCAGGACTTTCAGGTGCCAAGGGTGAGCCAGGACGCACTGGTCTTCCTGGGCCAGCAG GACCCCCGGGAATTGCTGGGAATCCAGGGATTGCAGGTGTGAAAGGAAGCAAGGGTGACACAG GAATTCAAGGACAGAAAGGCACAAAAGGAGAATCAGGAGTCCCAG GTCTTGTAGGCAGAAAGGGAGACACTggaagccctgggctggcagGTCCCAAAGGAGAACCTGGACGAGTCGGTCAGAAGGGAGACCCGGGGATGAAAG GGTCTTCTGGCCAGCAAggacaaaagggagaaaagggtcAAAAAG GCGAATCTTTCCAACGCGTCCGGATCATGGGTGGCACCAACAGAGGCCGAGCTGAAGTTTACTATAACAATGAGTGGGGGACAATTTGTGATGATGATTGGGATAATAATGATGCGACTGTCTTCTGTCGCATGCTCGGTTACTCCAGAGGGAGAGCACTTAGCAGCTATGGAGGTG GCTCTGGGAACATCTGGCTGGACAATGTGAATTGTCGGGGCACAGAGAACAGTTTGTGGGACTGCAGTAAGAACTCCTGGGGCAATCACAATTGCGTACATAATGAAGATGCGGGTGTGGAATGCTCCTGA